The sequence CTTAGcaagaagctttttttttttttttttccagtccaATCCTTAAAAAGAAAGCTAcccttttcctttgtttttggaataattaaattctaattgTGAAATAGTAGATttggaattaagaaaaaaaaacattgtaaaacTAAATGGATTAAGTTATAGATTTTCAAATAAGAGAAATCAGTTATTCTGATTTATAGTAAATGAAAATTTAGTaatataatttatcttatatatttGAAAGATGTACTTACATTATATAACTAAATTCTACATCAAACTAGCAATAGAAAAGATATCTCtctagagaaaaaaatcatataggcATTCTTATGCAAATTTTTgctatatatttagttattttctatataattaatctcacataattttttgtattcatTTTATAGAATCTagctatgaatttattttttgtatgcatTTTCAACAACTAACctgttaattgaatttaattcataaaattaaattcatgtgttttaaagtttttttattattcaatttataaaaaatatataaaaataaattagagaggAGGCTCTCTGATTTGCTACAATAATCTCtctaaaattaatgttaaaaataatatttaaaaattactcgCATATTAACACAaactattttctctctctctcatgcttctctttctttcctccTAAAACTATTAGCAACAcaatatcttttctttctctacttGGCATCAATTCTTATCAAGATAATCTTGTTCCCCATGATGTGTGTTATtaatctttccttttattttttttttctttctttattcttttaaggtTTTTGCTAGAAtctttcatctctttttttagattgctatttcaaactcaattttatggttaagtattttattccaaatataaaaattataataaattattatttgaattcaattcagTATATATGTAATTTAGTTATAAATAAGGTATACAAAGATATCCATCATATCCATCGTAATTAACAACTAACAAACATACTGAAACAACATTcctttttactattaaaaaaaacttaattcatgCTCTCACAAAAACTATTCCTTAATTGTGTGATTTTGcccaatttctttttatttttgtccctattttttgtaataatatcattttgataaaatacaattttttttttcaatttcatcatttaaaattatgttttcatgTTTATgctcttaaatatattttgatatattttctctCACTTTCCTGATATATCATTAAACATTAAGATATTAAATTAGTCATGTTTTaatcctaaaatttattttgtaaatattttaatatttagaaataaaaagaagagagaaaaagtttACCAGAAAGTTGAGAACTGAGAAACACTCAGATAGTTAgattacaataataaataactttaattttaatgtttaaggattcatatttaaaagagaaattcaaTAAAGATGGTTTTTACCTTTAATGTGTTAGGAAAATATagattagatataaaaaaaaaaattttgaatttgatttaaagctgatttttttaaacccaattaaaatGTGTTTCCTGTTAAACATTGAGTTTTAGAGGTTAATACgatgttttttattcatattttggGGTGAAACGATGGTAGACAAATGGGTTTCTAAATTCAAAAAACTGGTCACTAGCTAGAGACAAGTCCAATGGGTAGAAATTTGACCAAAAGATAACAtgtcatctataatttttttttaaaaagaaaacaagtggCCCATGTGtatctcctagttaatttttttttttttaaaaaaaaaaaaaaaacaatagcattTAGGCTTGGTCTAGCTTTGATCGTGTGGACCTGGCCTTCGTAGGCCTAGAGCACTTAACCTCTCACTTTTTTATTCagttgttgaatatttttttttcagaataaaatgctttttaattaagattattacgatgaaattttaaaaaatcaaccaatTATACCTcttctttcaaataaaatttgagctttttatagtaatatgatcaatttatttgcaaaaaattgctcatgaatatatattaaatgaaaaaaaatattatattttttatatattagttttacataattttctaaaattaatatggttttatttatttatagtattgTGTCAAAATTACCATGACAtgcattcttttttgtttttggattgaaaTTTGCTTTTCATGGGATGCtaagttttaatttgaaaataattattctaattaaaaaaattattttcgaaataaaaaaaacatgaatatggAAGCATGATTTTAGctggaaaagtttttttttttccctcattcATTTAAATTCTTGCAAATGTTTATTTGATTGTGTTAGGTTTTCATATAGAAAATCAAGCTActtgtaaaaagaaaatctgctttcatcacaacaaaaaaaattactttgataaaaaaggaaattttgactaaaaaagtttaattttttttttttattattatataattaaataaaaaaaatagattttgaagaTCGTTTAGTGATGGCAAGGGTACATGGATTTTACTGTAAATTTTGGCTAAAAgacgttttgatttttttgtaccCGGCTTTGCTATGCCTATACGTCAAGATTAGGTCCCTAAAGTTTTCCCAAGAGTTCAAATTCATTCCTAAATTTTCCAAACTTTACATTTTTTGTCCTTGTAGTTTTTGGTTTTCATAGTCTGGTctctaaactttattttcctGACATTTAATCCTTaaacttccttttcctttcatttcaTTGTCATCCTTTTACAGATTTCAGACCCAAATCTcctttgtacttttttttttttgttaaaaaaaaccattttacaTGACTCCTGTACTAACGATCATGACTCTTGTACTCATTTAAGGTATTTGGCATTATGCATgcttttctttactttattCAACCGAATCAGTGTCCTCCTTCGCCTGCACCATGCCACTGCCACCGGCAAACAAAAGTCAGTGAAACAGATGGGTCCTAGGGGTAGGTGCAATACTTTTGTAATGGGTCTGTCTGCATTTTACATGTTGAATTTAACTAGTTGCATCATAAGGCAAGGTCAACTAGTTGCATCATAAGGCAAGGTTTGTGCACCATCAGACATTCTTTGGACCAATTTATTACTTAATATTCTGCTCGcttgtaattaatataaattggCAACCCTACAGATTGCAGGGCCATCAATATTCATCGAAATATCTTTCCACGTATCTACACAAATTAAGCTCACCGACAAATGGCCCCAAGCTTTCTTGATGGAAACTCACTGTTCAATTTCGTTGTCGGAGATGGGAATGGCGTCAAGGGCATGGTGGATTCTGGTCTATCAGAGGTGCCGGAGCAATATGTGCAGCCACCAGAAGAAAGAATAGACAAGCTTACTGCTATCGCACATGACAACCGGCCAATTGATTTGTCAAAGCTAGGCGGACCCGACCATGACCAAATAGTGGAGGAAATTGCTAGGGCTGCGGAGACTCTTGGGTTCTTCCAAGTGATGAATCATGGTGTGCCTGTGGAGCTGCTCGAGTCACTTAAGGATGCTGCAAACAATTTCTTCGGCCAACCTCCTGAAAAGAAGGCTGTCTACCGTAAAGGTGTGAGCCCTAGCCCATCGGTGACGTACGGTACAAGTTTTGTGCCTGATAAAGAGAAGGCCTTAGAGTGGAAGGACTACATTAGCATGCGTTATACTACTGATGCTGAAGCTCTTGAATATTGGCCTCAGGAATGCAAGTGAGTGCTCTTTGACTAAATTCGAtagctttcttttttctgtttgtcagtaattaattttgaaaatttgtttttgttaaaaataattcttttaaaatgttttttaaattattttaatgtgctagtatcaaaaataattttttaaaaataaaaaattttattttgatgcatttctaaatgaaaattaaatcgTCATCGCTACCACAACTTCAAATAGACTCTAAGAGATAGTTTAGTGTCGCAATTTtaacttattataattttttgtatttttaaattgtttgatttgttaaatattaaaaataaattttaaaatataaaaaatattatttaaataaaaaatattttaaaaaaataatgtcataTTAGAACATAAGATCTACCCGGCATCCAGgagacttgaaaaaaattatttctaagcCTGTTTGGTCAAGGACAGCTTGTGTATGGAGTTCATGTGAACCCCACTTATAAAGAAGTCCAAAAGCATTAGCCATAGTCCCCACTGCTACCACAGCTACAGGTACATATTAAACCTACCCTCGACTCCGAACACTCCCTTAGACTtgcattttttaatcaaaagtaTTCAACGTACTAAAACTGAAGACCAACTGTTATCCATGGCTGACCAgcaataataaaacacttgCACTTGGAATATCTCGGGGAAAAGcactaaaaataaagatatttttagtgttttctaatTAACATCTAGTGGACActaagagcccgtttggctaCAAGGTAGaggttgtgtttttttcacaAACGCACTGGCTcaatggttaaataaaaaaagttatttactGTGCATAGGGTCCCTCAATTTATTGCGTTCGAGACgtaggaaaataaaaagcaataaatTGTTGCGCAAGCTattgttcagtgaacagtggagcatgcctCCATTGTTcactaaacaatttttttttttttgaaacagtgGAGGCATGCCTTCACTGTtcgctgaatttttttttttttttttaccagtgTAGTCAATTAATTTCACTTGTACTGTTCAcgtgaaataataattttttttaaaaaaattagtttaaggtaaatTTACTCTTagtgtaatcttaattttattcttgataatattttatctaattttgtagtttttgtcggatgaattttgtacgtaatggaattgtagatagttttttgttaaagtaatttttttaagtgtgatttatttcatgatgtaatagcaatagttaaatctataaaatttaaattaaaaaccatcaatattaatatatattttttaaaattattttataacctcaatttcaaaagcattcttaatcaaatacattaaaactactttttttaacttcaatttcaaccacaagttttaatcaaacatctattttttcaaatcaacctcaactaaaagtattttttataaaataatttttttcaaaccacaaccacaacagctaccacaataccaaacaagctctaaatatttattaatcttcATGCTATGGCGTATTAGAATGTAATAACTGCGTTTTCATTCTAATGGGATGGACAAAACTTGTCTGATGGTAAATATTTGTACTGTTGTTAGGGATGTGGCGCTGGAGTACCTGAGGACATCAATAAAGATGGTGAGGAAAGTTCTGGAAATTCTGATCGGGAAGCTTGGAGTGACTTTGGATGATTCAAAGATTGATGGCCTGATTGGTTTAAAGCTGGTTAACATGAACTTTTATCCGACATGTCCTAATCCAGAGCTTACTGTTGGTGTGGGGCGCCACTCAGACATGGGCATACTTACTGTATTATTGCAAGATGACATTGGTGGTTTATATGTTAAAACGGAGGAAGAGATGGATGGCAAGAGAAAGGGAGATTGGTTGGAGATCCCTCCGGTCCCTGGTGCTTTGGTCATCAATGTTGGTGACACCTTACAGGTTTGATAAtactcaaaattaattaaaattgtctGAGGAGTTCGATAAATGTGATTATAACTTAAgtctttcaaaaaacaaacctCATATTAATAATTCCAGCAAATGACATGTTTCTATTAGATACTGAGCAATGGAAGATACAAAAGTTCTGAGCATAGAGTGCGTACTACAAGAACCAAGTCAAGAGTGTCCATCCCAATCTTCACGGTCCCAAAACCAACGGAGAGGATTGGACCATTGCCTCAAGTAGTGGAGAGAGATGGAGTTGCTCGTTACCGGGAGTTCATCTTCGAAGAATACATGAACAACTTCTTCAGCAATGCACATGATGGAAAGAAGTCTCTTGATTTTGCAAAGAATATATAGCCTGCTTGATGCAAtaacttctttttatatataatgtatGCCTGTGTGCTAATATGTTCTCTTAAGCTCTTGTCATTTGtcatggtttttgtttgtgCCTAGCTTGCTAAAGCTGCTCTCCTTGTAATAAAACCCTTCCTTTCCTCTAGTATATCTCGAATAAAGTTTATGAAATAATCTTGATTTGATCGAGTTAATTACAATTTGCATTCCGTATTTTCAAAACTTGCCCTTCCTCGTCAGCCTTCTTATAGGGTTCATCATGAGCTTCCAATCTTTCGTAAACGAAAGGAATGTGAGACCTGTGATATGCCAAGTAATCGACACTTTAGCCAACTGCATTTCCACCACTAACAATCAAATGTAACTTTGGCAACCGTAATATTGTACAGAAATAAGGCAagaataataaaaggaaaacaaaagaccTGAACTCGAGAAGACCTCATCTGTGTCCTAAAACAGTGTAAAATAAATGCAGCATGGACTTGCATTTGGATGCACATCAAGCAAGTTCTCCAGAAGTCTTTCACCGACAAACCAATCAACTAGTAGGCCAGATTTATTGGGACAGCAACAAGAGCAGGGAAAATTCCTGGTCATGTCTTAGAAAATATCAATACAATCCAACTACAACTAAACTTTCAGCTAGCCCCGCTCTCAAACCGACAATTGTCTGAACTGTGCTTAGACCATTGTGGAAGAAAACCGATTCGAAAAGAAAAAACTGGCAACGCAAGACCTGTATCCTGCAAACATCTGAGTGCAAGAAATATAAAGGACTCAATCTCTACTATCAAAAGTTGTTCTTGAACAGATCTCCTGTATCTTGGCAAGACCAGCCCTAAGAGCACAGTCATAACCATGCTTCTTAGAAGAGGCGTCTGTTGACTAAATATGTTTAGTCAAAGTCTCTTTTGGTTCTCCTAGGAGTTCTTATCTGGATGAGTTGTTCTGTTTTCCTTATTTATCTTCTAGTCTCTTTTGTACGTGTGTTAATTTAGTGAATGAGTGCCAGTTCATCTCCtactgtaatttttttgttttataatttttgtaatgttttgatgaaaataggtattttaatattaaatttgtatatttacaatacaaaaatataaaccaatattaattaaaatgaatagaaaaaatgcaataaaatcataaatttttaaaaatatttttttgaattttttttggactGAACCGGACAATGAACACTGTTCATTCATAATAGTGGAAGAGCTGGGGATgacgaaggagaagaagatgaccTAGCAGTGGCGGCGGTGATGGTGTTAACGGTGGCAGGCTGTGGCGATGTTGAGGAAGAATGGCGCGACGGACAGGGGATTCCAGACGGCaggtccttttcttttcttctttctgttttttttttttttgcgtgtgtgtttcttcttctccccattTCTGTCTCCTGcttctctgtttcttcttctttttttttgtttttgttgacgGTGGCTCAAGGTGGGGGCGAAGAAGAGCACTGGTGGTGGTTCGTGAAGGGCGTTGCTAGTTCTAGGTTGCTGGGCGGTGATTCTCGGTAGTTCTGTTGGTAAAAACAGTGGTTCTTCTTTCTCTGTGTTGTCCTCTGTTTCCACCCTTCATCCTTCTCTCTCGCTCTTCTATTCTCTGTTTCATTCTTGTCCTTtattctatctattttttttttgtctccttTTGTTCCTGCTTATTTCCCTATCTATTTGtctctgttttcaaaataatctaTGTTCCTCTCTCAAACTATCCCCTgctttcttttctctattttgttCTCCTCTCCAAAAATCTCTCAATTCATTCCCCAAAATTTTTCCGTCGCCCCCGGTTCATTCTCCTCCCTTTCTATTTATAAGCAGGAGGAGAGGGACCGCCCGTGATGCAGGGGGAGCAGGGCGACCTTACCTCTACAGGGTAAGGTGGTTGCCCATTTGTAGGGCATGGTGCCCCTCTCTTTTATTTATCATGTTGGCAGGGtatgtggggggggggggggggggggggggagaaaatgaattcaaaaactcttcttcccctgctacatgtaaaggggaagaagaaggagaaaagtGTTGTTCAAAACAGtaccatgtatttttatttttt is a genomic window of Populus alba chromosome 5, ASM523922v2, whole genome shotgun sequence containing:
- the LOC118054079 gene encoding scopoletin 8-hydroxylase, with protein sequence MAPSFLDGNSLFNFVVGDGNGVKGMVDSGLSEVPEQYVQPPEERIDKLTAIAHDNRPIDLSKLGGPDHDQIVEEIARAAETLGFFQVMNHGVPVELLESLKDAANNFFGQPPEKKAVYRKGVSPSPSVTYGTSFVPDKEKALEWKDYISMRYTTDAEALEYWPQECKDVALEYLRTSIKMVRKVLEILIGKLGVTLDDSKIDGLIGLKLVNMNFYPTCPNPELTVGVGRHSDMGILTVLLQDDIGGLYVKTEEEMDGKRKGDWLEIPPVPGALVINVGDTLQILSNGRYKSSEHRVRTTRTKSRVSIPIFTVPKPTERIGPLPQVVERDGVARYREFIFEEYMNNFFSNAHDGKKSLDFAKNI